From Candidatus Thermoplasmatota archaeon, the proteins below share one genomic window:
- a CDS encoding transcription initiation factor IIB, which yields MVADTKAKNPEEQVEEISQCPECGSKHLARDYERGELVCSSCGLVLDEHFIDQGPEWRAFDHEQREKRARVGAPMTYTIHDKGLSTEIGWRNKDSYGKNIPTKSRAQLYRLRKWQRRIRVSNATERNLAFALSELDRMASRMGLPRNVRETAAMVYRRAVQKNLIRGRSIEGVAAASLYAACRQCNVPRTLDEIADASRVSRKEIGRTYRFIARELKLKLMPTSPIDYIPRFCSELKLSGEIQAKAVEILKQAADKELTSGRGPTGVAAAALYISSILCGERRTQREVADVAGVTEVTIRNRYKELAEKLDIDIIL from the coding sequence ATCGTGGCTGACACCAAGGCGAAGAACCCCGAAGAGCAGGTCGAGGAGATCAGCCAGTGCCCCGAGTGCGGCTCGAAGCACCTCGCCCGCGACTACGAGCGCGGCGAGCTCGTGTGCTCGAGCTGCGGCCTCGTGCTGGACGAGCACTTCATCGACCAGGGCCCGGAGTGGCGCGCCTTCGACCACGAGCAGCGCGAGAAGCGCGCCCGTGTCGGTGCCCCGATGACCTACACGATCCACGACAAGGGTCTCTCGACCGAGATCGGGTGGCGCAACAAGGACTCGTACGGCAAGAACATCCCGACGAAGTCCCGCGCCCAGCTCTACCGTCTCCGCAAGTGGCAGCGCCGCATCCGCGTCTCGAACGCGACCGAGCGCAACCTCGCCTTCGCCCTGAGCGAGCTCGACCGCATGGCGAGCCGCATGGGTCTCCCGAGGAACGTGCGTGAGACCGCGGCCATGGTCTACCGCCGCGCGGTCCAGAAGAACCTCATCCGCGGCCGCTCCATCGAGGGCGTCGCCGCGGCCTCGCTCTACGCGGCGTGCCGCCAGTGCAACGTGCCCCGCACGCTCGACGAGATCGCCGACGCGAGCCGCGTCTCCCGCAAGGAGATCGGCCGCACGTACCGCTTCATCGCGCGCGAGCTCAAGCTGAAGCTCATGCCGACGAGCCCGATCGACTACATCCCCCGCTTCTGCTCGGAGCTCAAGCTCTCGGGCGAGATCCAGGCCAAGGCGGTCGAGATTCTCAAGCAGGCGGCGGACAAGGAGCTCACGTCCGGTCGCGGCCCCACGGGCGTCGCGGCGGCCGCGCTCTACATCTCGTCGATCCTCTGCGGCGAGCGCCGCACGCAGCGCGAGGTCGCCGACGTGGCGGGCGTGACCGAGGTCACGATCCGCAACCGGTACAAGGAACTCGCGGAGAAGCTGGACATCGACATCATCTTGTGA
- a CDS encoding Gar1/Naf1 family protein, with protein sequence MATTSAGEVLHVTARGSLIVKAPALVPVGTFLVDQRREPVGRVADVIGPVKAPYLVVAPAKGAKFHRLVGKALFPSERSGPRGPPPRGRR encoded by the coding sequence ATGGCCACGACATCCGCCGGCGAAGTCCTCCACGTGACGGCGCGCGGCTCCCTCATCGTGAAGGCGCCCGCCCTCGTGCCGGTCGGCACGTTCCTCGTGGACCAGCGCCGCGAGCCCGTGGGGCGCGTCGCGGACGTCATCGGCCCCGTCAAGGCCCCGTACCTGGTCGTCGCGCCCGCGAAGGGCGCGAAGTTCCACCGCCTCGTCGGGAAGGCGCTCTTCCCCTCGGAGCGGTCCGGCCCCCGCGGCCCCCCGCCGCGCGGCCGCCGCTGA
- a CDS encoding adenosylhomocysteinase, which produces MAPPPHKIKDPALAKEGRARIDWAAAHMPVLALIRREFEKEKPLKGLTLAACLHVTKETAVLMETLAAGGAKVALCGSNPLSTQDDVAAALAESGIHVYAWRGVNEKEYYQCVDWALEHKPHYTMDDGGDLVTRLHTTRKDLLGATKAGTEETTTGVHRFRAMAKEGALTYPIVAVNDAMTKHFFDNRYGTGQSTLDGILRATSILLAGKAFVVAGYGWVGKGLAMRARGMGAHVTVTEVDPVRALEASMDGFAVAPMKDAVKHADIVVTVTGGKWVLGEGELANVKDGAILANSGHFDNEINLKALKAMAKDVVEVRPNVERYHLKDGRNVYVLGQGRLVNLAAAEGHPPEVMDMSFANQALATRWLVEHGKDLKPQVYVVPEAIDRRVAALKLEAMGVRIDRLTEAQTKYLEGWQEGT; this is translated from the coding sequence ATGGCCCCGCCGCCCCACAAGATCAAGGACCCCGCGCTCGCGAAGGAGGGCCGCGCCCGCATCGACTGGGCGGCCGCGCACATGCCGGTGCTCGCGCTCATCCGCCGCGAGTTCGAGAAGGAGAAGCCCCTCAAGGGTCTCACGCTCGCCGCGTGCCTGCACGTCACGAAGGAGACGGCGGTGCTCATGGAGACGCTCGCCGCGGGCGGCGCGAAGGTCGCCCTTTGCGGCTCGAACCCCCTCTCGACGCAGGACGACGTCGCGGCGGCGCTCGCGGAGAGCGGCATCCACGTGTACGCGTGGCGCGGCGTGAACGAGAAGGAATACTACCAGTGCGTCGACTGGGCGCTCGAGCACAAGCCCCACTACACGATGGACGACGGCGGCGACCTCGTGACGCGCCTCCACACGACGCGCAAGGACCTCCTCGGCGCGACGAAGGCCGGCACGGAGGAGACGACGACGGGCGTGCACCGCTTCCGCGCGATGGCGAAGGAAGGCGCGCTCACGTACCCCATCGTCGCCGTGAACGACGCGATGACGAAGCACTTCTTCGACAACCGCTACGGCACGGGCCAGTCCACGCTCGACGGCATCCTCCGCGCGACGAGCATCCTCCTCGCCGGCAAGGCCTTCGTCGTTGCGGGCTACGGCTGGGTCGGCAAGGGCCTCGCGATGCGCGCCCGCGGCATGGGCGCGCACGTCACGGTCACCGAGGTGGACCCGGTTCGCGCGCTCGAAGCGTCGATGGACGGCTTCGCGGTCGCGCCCATGAAGGACGCCGTGAAGCACGCGGACATCGTCGTCACGGTCACGGGCGGCAAGTGGGTCCTCGGCGAGGGCGAGCTTGCGAACGTGAAGGACGGCGCCATCCTCGCGAACTCGGGGCACTTCGACAACGAGATCAACCTCAAGGCGCTCAAGGCGATGGCGAAGGACGTCGTCGAGGTGCGCCCGAACGTCGAGCGCTACCACCTCAAGGACGGCCGCAACGTGTACGTGCTCGGCCAGGGTCGCCTCGTGAACCTCGCCGCAGCCGAGGGCCACCCGCCGGAGGTCATGGACATGAGCTTCGCGAACCAGGCGCTTGCGACGCGCTGGCTCGTCGAGCACGGGAAGGACCTCAAGCCCCAGGTGTACGTCGTGCCCGAGGCCATCGACCGGCGCGTCGCCGCGCTCAAGCTCGAGGCGATGGGCGTCCGCATCGACCGCCTCACCGAGGCGCAGACGAAGTACCTCGAAGGCTGGCAGGAAGGCACGTAG
- a CDS encoding methytransferase partner Trm112: protein MKRDLMDILCCPVHKTDLALTAKEENAEEILEGDLYCARCDFHYPIAGGIPNLLPPEMHETKA from the coding sequence ATGAAGCGCGACCTCATGGACATCCTCTGCTGCCCGGTCCACAAGACGGACCTCGCGCTCACCGCGAAGGAGGAGAACGCCGAGGAGATCCTCGAAGGCGACCTCTACTGCGCGCGGTGCGACTTCCATTACCCCATCGCGGGCGGGATCCCCAACCTGCTCCCGCCCGAGATGCACGAGACGAAGGCCTGA
- a CDS encoding DUF2243 domain-containing protein codes for MEPARPAPRPAPPATRPLVAAGLVLGFGLGGFVDGILLHQILQWHHMASSHPDPAIAQNLSVNTLLDGVFHAATWILVAIGLFMLHRAWRRGDVPPSGRVLTGSLLAGWGLFNLVEGLVNHHLLGIHHVHPSGPGGALVWDLAFLAFGAILAIAGWGLVRSGRDVARGRAASGPRHARGS; via the coding sequence ATGGAACCGGCGCGCCCCGCGCCCCGGCCGGCGCCGCCCGCGACCCGGCCGCTCGTCGCGGCGGGCCTCGTCCTCGGATTCGGCCTCGGCGGGTTCGTCGACGGCATCCTCCTCCACCAGATCCTCCAATGGCACCACATGGCGTCGAGCCATCCCGATCCGGCGATCGCGCAGAACCTGTCCGTGAATACCCTGCTCGACGGGGTCTTCCACGCGGCGACGTGGATCCTGGTCGCGATCGGGCTTTTCATGCTCCATCGCGCCTGGCGCCGCGGCGACGTGCCCCCGAGCGGCCGCGTGCTGACCGGCAGCCTCCTTGCGGGGTGGGGTCTCTTCAACCTCGTCGAAGGGCTCGTGAACCATCATCTCCTCGGGATCCACCACGTCCATCCGTCCGGCCCCGGCGGCGCGCTCGTCTGGGACCTCGCCTTCCTGGCTTTCGGCGCGATCCTCGCGATCGCCGGGTGGGGCCTCGTTCGAAGCGGCCGGGACGTCGCGCGCGGGCGCGCCGCGTCCGGTCCGCGGCACGCCAGGGGCTCGTGA
- a CDS encoding universal stress protein: MKVLFAIDATDHWHAAAKAVGRFVAAAGGEVAILAAVRREKARRTALEAARRLLDLSEGALSTKIRRGFLETALAEAAREETFDLVVVPPLGMRDTLTGGHLRSTIARRVHASTLLLRRGRGHPRRILVCTQGPLHGLDNLEAASTLARVFEAEITVLHVASAFPLTAEATAEMERLTEHFLETDTPEARHLREVEQSLARRGLAGRLKVRFGVVVDEILDEVVEGKHDLLVVGAHHPTRDDYLLADVTGNVVRDSPVSTLVVRKRA; this comes from the coding sequence GTGAAGGTCCTGTTCGCGATCGATGCGACCGACCACTGGCACGCGGCGGCGAAGGCCGTCGGCCGGTTCGTGGCGGCCGCCGGAGGCGAGGTCGCGATCCTCGCCGCGGTCCGCCGCGAGAAGGCCCGCAGGACCGCGCTCGAAGCCGCCCGTCGCCTCCTCGACCTTTCCGAAGGCGCGCTTTCGACGAAGATCCGCCGAGGCTTCCTCGAGACCGCGCTTGCGGAGGCCGCCCGCGAGGAGACGTTCGACCTCGTCGTCGTGCCGCCGCTCGGAATGCGCGACACCCTCACGGGCGGCCACCTGAGGAGCACGATCGCGCGGCGCGTCCACGCTTCGACCCTGCTTTTGCGCAGGGGTCGTGGACACCCGCGGCGGATCCTCGTCTGCACGCAGGGCCCGCTCCACGGCCTCGACAACCTCGAAGCCGCCTCGACGCTCGCGCGCGTCTTCGAGGCCGAGATCACGGTGCTCCACGTCGCAAGCGCGTTTCCGCTCACGGCGGAGGCGACGGCCGAGATGGAGCGTCTCACGGAGCATTTCCTCGAGACCGACACCCCCGAGGCGCGGCACCTTCGCGAGGTCGAGCAATCGCTTGCGCGGCGGGGGCTCGCGGGCCGGCTCAAGGTCCGCTTCGGCGTCGTCGTCGACGAGATCCTCGACGAGGTGGTCGAGGGGAAGCACGACCTCCTCGTCGTGGGGGCGCACCACCCGACGCGGGACGACTATCTCCTCGCGGACGTCACGGGGAACGTCGTTCGGGACAGCCCCGTCTCGACGCTCGTCGTGCGCAAGCGCGCGTGA
- a CDS encoding PfkB family carbohydrate kinase, whose product MTQVLIVGSVGIDTIETPFGRAENVLGGSLVYAAASASLLAPVRVVGVAGDDLAPSETEFLAKRGVDLAGLEIVPGGRTFRWSGRYHYDLNSRDTLATHLNVLADFDPKVPLPFRTTPFVFLANVDPALQASVLRQVERPRFTVLDTMNFWIEGRRADLERVLTHVDAFIVNDAEARQLTGQANLVKAARAVQKLGPETVVIKKGEHGALLFHRDQVFSAPAYPLEEVYDPTGAGDAFAGGFIGHLARVNRAEPEDLRRAVIVGSALASFAVEEFGVGRLARVATKDLEARIRAFADLSRFA is encoded by the coding sequence ATGACCCAGGTCCTCATCGTCGGAAGCGTCGGCATCGACACCATCGAGACGCCCTTCGGCCGCGCCGAGAACGTGCTCGGCGGGAGCCTCGTGTACGCGGCCGCATCCGCGAGCCTCCTCGCGCCCGTGCGCGTCGTGGGCGTCGCGGGGGACGACCTCGCGCCCTCCGAGACGGAGTTCCTCGCGAAGCGCGGCGTCGACCTTGCGGGCCTCGAGATCGTTCCGGGCGGCAGGACGTTCCGCTGGTCCGGTCGCTACCACTACGATCTCAACAGCCGCGACACGCTCGCGACGCACCTCAACGTCCTCGCGGACTTCGACCCGAAGGTCCCGCTTCCCTTCCGGACGACGCCGTTCGTCTTCCTCGCGAACGTGGACCCCGCGCTCCAGGCTTCGGTGCTCCGGCAGGTCGAGCGGCCTCGCTTCACCGTGCTCGACACGATGAACTTCTGGATCGAAGGTCGCCGCGCGGACCTCGAGCGTGTCCTCACGCACGTCGACGCCTTCATCGTCAACGACGCCGAGGCGCGCCAGCTCACGGGCCAGGCGAACCTCGTGAAGGCCGCGCGCGCGGTCCAGAAGCTCGGCCCCGAGACCGTGGTCATCAAGAAGGGCGAGCACGGCGCGCTCCTCTTCCACCGCGACCAGGTGTTCTCGGCCCCGGCCTATCCGCTCGAGGAGGTCTACGACCCCACAGGCGCGGGGGACGCCTTCGCGGGCGGCTTCATCGGCCACCTCGCGCGCGTCAACCGCGCGGAGCCCGAGGACCTGCGCCGCGCGGTCATCGTCGGGAGCGCCCTCGCGTCGTTCGCCGTCGAGGAGTTCGGCGTCGGCCGTCTGGCCCGCGTCGCGACGAAGGACCTCGAGGCGCGCATCCGGGCCTTCGCGGACCTGAGCCGCTTCGCCTGA